One window of the Cherax quadricarinatus isolate ZL_2023a chromosome 1, ASM3850222v1, whole genome shotgun sequence genome contains the following:
- the LOC128690631 gene encoding golgin subfamily A member 6-like protein 25 has protein sequence MSGASDGEPDRLARFLVAVVAVYFLQAGPATCYQFKTGNCASISPAVKDFSLQQFSGTWYLIQGSNVASRCFSFTIKDLGSGGSLSVAVDKQLFSLRAAGVVHNLHYEAQIFPNPENPGSMVMRLPSQIYNDVALEVVGTDYSSWAVLWSCTPTMFGHLEAGLILSRTRTLPLENLIHIRNTLQGLGVELGELSTVQQGDCNPELGGGVFTLELAPSLSNSLVDWNTLIPVEDLPALSATGCFIQDGEFYLYFEVCPSGRGNVIFKPSEDVGGSSSSTLSRLPGVTSEGSGVIPGSAEVIPGSAGVIPGSNEVIPGSSGGVAGGSKVTSGGSGVLNTAGPEGGKEDEYYYYYVEEGATSPLENVDFVDNAIEVDETESGGDSSVDKNEDNEANNDYYYDFYDDGSKDGDSGDEYYYYYYYDDELDANEGNKTSDGKGNSNGKEGNNDSDSRSSNDDNEDKGDDDDNKGNNEGGEGETEENGDNGEGEEDEYDEYEYYEDNDDYEESETRSLRPFSSIKKRIRGIYKDRNKLIHDPKNAKWREAEKTENKRQKQETIKNTKGERRKKRDINHNGKKDAKTTNKWEGTRLVKMVEKIVKVENKKGNKTNIKRRNDESKVGKKGEMDKDRGKKQEKKKDGERNKENKKEEIKRTGEIKETIKRNEENNNINMTTQKKNDEKKRMKVRRGEKHPENKEDGGRKTVNKNEENKKRDENRKETVKRNEKNNKRITTTRKESEGGKDNGRKKIESDKEEKNQRVDNKKIRKRLNENNKRDETKKTTRKRLLKRTKSTRKKEGVKEGQERTSGRSSQRPGDSRVAKWIMASAPLQRFLISHNIEVRRLPVTLRYADLNDFFSDPEERRHLLRLLRNARRRWDAVAKMKTLRTQGKTNLKLVKRKKKNQGNGKMRGRKSWRTKRRWRERRNYKLKKLKIKRKRGKPKGKKAKKSKKPVKKNRKKVKNKIKVKMNGKKAMKIRRKLKNRKKVNSKKGKEIKTKRRNRIKNKKSKNIKNIKAKGRKDVRDNEKRNNNKGNKKRRNGSKVIYNAHKKRYRRNKKDKRNKLGNKIRKSKGNNKEKTHNVIRKEKENKIAKRQEQGERKTLIKNERGKIIRRRETKRAENSAEKIFKKGKEVKKKKKRKKERREKKKEQRKLKKENKKEQKDKRRDIKKMERDRKKRKRRDKTRERRDEKRERRDKKRKRRDKKEETT, from the exons TTCTCTGGGACGTGGTACTTGATCCAAGGCAGTAACGTGGCATCTAGATGCTTCTCTTTCACCATCAAGGACTTGGGGAGTGGAGGAAGCTTGTCCGTGGCCGTCGATAAGCAACTCTTCTCCCTCAGAGCTGCGGGTGTTGTACATAACTTGCACTACGAGGCTCAGATCTTCCCCAACCCGGAGAACCCGGGTTCCATGGTCATGAGGCTGCCTTCAC AAATATACAACGACGTGGCCCTTGAAGTAGTGGGAACAGACTACAGCAGTTGGGCTGTGTTGTGGAGTTGCACACCGACAATGTTTGGTCACCTGGAGGCAGGTCTCATCCTCTCCCGCACCCGCACACTGCCTCTGGAGAACCTCATCCACATCAGAAACACACTACAG GGTCTCGGTGTTGAGTTGGGAGAACTGTCAACAGTGCAACAAGGAGACTGTAACCCAGAACTAGGCGGTGGGGTTTTCACCCTGGAACTTGCCCCATCACTCTCTAACAGTCTCGTGGACTGGAACACTCTTATTCCAGTAGAGGACCTTCCAGCCCTTTCTGCTACCGGCTGCTTCATCCAGGACGGAGAATTCTACCTCTACTTCGAAGTGTGTCCCTCTGGAAGAGGCAACGTGATTTTCAAACCTAGTGAGGATGTTGGGGGTTCCAGCTCCTCGACGCTTTCCAGATTACCTGGAGTGACATCTGAAGGCTCTGGAGTGATCCCTGGAAGTGCTGAAGTGATCCCTGGAAGTGCTGGAGTGATCCCTGGAAGTAATGAAGTAATCCCTGGAAGCTCTGGAGGGGTTGCTGGAGGTTCAAAAGTTACATCTGGAGGTTCAGGAGTGTTAAACACCGCAGGGCCTGAAGGAGGCAAAGAggatgagtattattattattacgttgaGGAAGGAGCAACCAGCCCCCTGGAGAACGTCGACTTCGTGGACAATGCCATCGAAGTAGACGAGACTGAGTCAGGAGGTGACTCAAGTGTGGATAAaaacgaggataatgaggctaaTAATGATTACTATTATGATTTTTATGATGATGGTTCTAAGGATGGTGATTCCGGTgacgagtattattattattactattatgacGATGAGTTAGATGCAAACGAGGGAAATAAAACGAGCGATGGCAAAGGGAACAGTAATGGTAAAGAGGGGAATAATGACAGCGATAGTCGTAGTAGTAACGATGACAATGAAGATAAAGGGGATGATGATGATAACAAAGGCAACAATGAAGGAGGAGAAGGCGAAACTGAAGAGAACGGTGACAATGGCGAAGGTGAAGAAGACGAATATGATGAATATGAATATTACGAAGATAATGACGACTATGAAGAATCAGAAACACGATCTCTTCGGCCATTTTCATCCATAAAAAAGAGAATTAGAGGCATTTACAAAGACAGAAACAAGCTCATACACGACCCTAAAAATGCCAAATGGAGAGAAGCAGAAAAAACAGAGAATAAAAGACAAAAACAAGAAACAATAAAAAATAcaaagggagagaggaggaagaagagggataTTAATCATAATGGAAAGAAAGATGCAAAAACTACAAATAAATGGGAAGGAACACGTTTAGTAAAGATGGTCGAAAAGATTGTAAAAGTAGAGAATAAAAAAGGAAATAAGACGAATATAAAGAGGAGAAATGATGAGAGTAAAGTTGGAAAGAAGGGTGAAATGGATAAAGATAGGGGAAAGAAACAAGAAAAGAAAAAGGATggagaaagaaataaagaaaacaaGAAGGAAGAGATAAAGAGAACAGGTGAAATTAAGGAGACAATAAAAAGAAATGAGGAGAACAATAATATAAATATGACAACTCAGAAGAAGAATGATGAGAAGAAAAGAATGAAGGTAAGAAGAGGAGAAAAACATCCTGAAAAtaaagaggatggaggaagaaagACGGTAAACAAGAATGAAGAGAATAAGAAAAGAGATGAAAATAGAAAAGAAACAGTGAAGAGAAACGAAAAGAACAACAAGAGAATCACGACTACCCGGAAGGAAAGCGAAGGCGGAAAAGATAATGGAAGAAAAAAGATAGAAAGCGACAAGGAAGAGAAAAACCAAAGGGTAGATAATAAGAAAATAAGGAAAAGGTTGAATGAGAATAACAAAAGAGACGAGACTAAGAAAACCACAAGGAAAAGGCTGCTGAAGCGCACGAAGAGTACCAGGAAGAAagaaggtgtgaaggagggacagGAGAGAACAAGTGGACGAAGCAGCCAGCGACCAGGAGACTCCAGAGTAGCGAAGTGGATCATGGCGTCAGCTCCACTCCAGAGGTTCCTCATCAGCCACAACATCGAAGTGCGGCGTCTCCCCGTCACGCTGCGCTACGCCGACCTCAATGACTTCTTCAGCGACCCGGAGGAGCGCCGGCACCTCCTCCGCCTCCTGAGGAACGCAAGAAGGAGATGGGATGCTGTGGCCAAGATGAAGACTCTTAGGACGCAGGGGAAGACAAACCTGAAACTCgtcaagaggaagaagaaaaaccaagggaatGGGAAGATGAGGGGAAGAAAATCGTGGAGGAcgaagaggaggtggagagagaggagaaattATAAGCTAAAGAAGTTAAAGATAAAAAGAAAGAGAGGGAAACCGAAAGGAAAGAAAGCCAAAAAGAGTAAGAAGCCAGTGAAGAAGAATAGGAAGAAAGTAAAGAATAAGATAAAAGTAAAAATGAATGGGAAGAAAGCAATGAAgataagaaggaaattaaaaaataGAAAGAAGGTAAATAGCAAAAAAGGAAAAGAAATAAAGACGAAAAGAAGAAACAGGATAAAGAACAAAAAAAGCAAAAATATAAAGAATATAAAAGCGAAAGGAAGGAAAGACGTAAGAGATAACGAGAAAAGGAATAACAATAAAGGCAATAAAAAGAGGAGAAATGGGAGTAAAGTTATATACAACGCACACAAGAAAAGATACAGAAGAAACAAGAAAGATAAAAGGAATAAATTGGGaaataaaataagaaaaagtAAAGGGAATAATAAAGAAAAGACGCATAATGTAATCAGGAAAGAAAAGGAAAATAAGATAGCTAAAAGACAAGAACAAGGAGAAAGAAAGACACTGATAAAgaacgaaagaggaaaaattATAAGAAGAAGGGAGACAAAAAGAGCAGAAAACAGCGCTGAaaaaatatttaagaaaggaaaggaagtgaaaaagaaaaagaagagaaaaaaggaaaggaGGGAAAAGAAGAAAGAGCAAAGAAAACTAAAGAAAGAAAACAAGAAAGAACAGAAAGATAAAAGAAGAGAtataaagaaaatggaaagagatagAAAGAAAAGGAAAAGAAGAGACAAGACAAGGGAAAGAAGAGACGAGAAAAGGGAAAGAAGAGACAAGAAAAGGAAAAGAAGAGACAAGAAAGAGGAGACAACATAA